A section of the Corynebacterium auris genome encodes:
- the sufD gene encoding Fe-S cluster assembly protein SufD, translating into MTQAAAETVNSGTPHNNKGDLFSSFDVEDFAVPGGRDEVWRYLPLRRIRGLHNGTFPEVADAQIKVEGPSEVAVEQVAPDDDRLKAAGAPVDRVAAQAWTAAKSGTIVSVPANAELTEPVVITVTGAGNDVTTFGTVLIETGANSSATILVNYEGSGTHADNVNWVLGDGSRVHAVVDAEWNHDTVHLGAQQVVVGRDATLRHTVTTFGGEVVRITPRVKFTAPGGDVELTGVYFADDGQYIENRLLVDHSVPNCRSNVLYKGALQGKKGSDKPDAHTCWVGDVLIRAEAQGTDTYETNRNMVLTDAARADAIPNLEIETGEIAGAGHAATVGRFDEEQLFYLRARGIPEEEATRLIIRGFFNEVLNLIPVESVRDELIARVSGELEQSNL; encoded by the coding sequence ATGACCCAAGCTGCTGCAGAAACCGTCAACTCCGGCACGCCCCACAACAACAAGGGCGACCTGTTTTCCTCCTTCGACGTCGAGGACTTCGCCGTCCCGGGCGGCCGCGACGAGGTGTGGCGCTACCTGCCGCTGCGCCGCATCCGCGGCCTGCACAACGGCACCTTCCCCGAGGTCGCCGATGCGCAGATCAAGGTCGAGGGGCCGAGCGAGGTCGCAGTCGAGCAGGTTGCGCCTGACGACGACCGCCTGAAGGCCGCCGGTGCCCCCGTCGACCGCGTCGCCGCGCAAGCGTGGACGGCCGCGAAGTCCGGCACCATCGTGAGCGTCCCGGCCAACGCCGAGCTCACCGAGCCCGTCGTCATCACCGTCACCGGCGCCGGCAACGACGTCACCACCTTCGGCACCGTCCTCATCGAGACGGGTGCGAACTCCTCGGCGACCATCTTGGTCAACTACGAGGGCTCCGGCACCCACGCCGACAACGTCAACTGGGTTCTCGGCGACGGCTCCCGCGTCCACGCCGTGGTGGATGCGGAGTGGAACCACGACACCGTGCACCTCGGCGCCCAGCAGGTCGTCGTCGGCCGCGATGCGACGCTTCGCCACACCGTGACCACCTTTGGCGGCGAAGTTGTCCGCATCACCCCGCGCGTCAAGTTCACCGCCCCCGGCGGTGACGTCGAGCTGACCGGCGTGTACTTCGCGGACGACGGCCAGTACATCGAGAACCGCCTGCTCGTGGACCACTCGGTGCCGAACTGCCGCTCCAATGTCCTGTACAAGGGCGCGCTGCAGGGCAAGAAGGGGTCGGACAAGCCGGACGCCCACACCTGCTGGGTCGGCGACGTGCTCATCCGCGCCGAGGCGCAGGGTACGGATACCTACGAGACGAACCGCAACATGGTGCTCACCGACGCCGCGCGCGCCGACGCGATCCCCAACCTGGAGATCGAGACCGGCGAGATCGCCGGAGCCGGGCACGCAGCTACCGTCGGGCGCTTCGACGAGGAGCAGCTGTTCTACCTCCGCGCACGCGGCATTCCGGAGGAGGAAGCCACCCGCCTGATCATCCGCGGCTTCTTCAACGAGGTGCTCAACCTCATCCCGGTTGAGTCCGTCCGCGACGAGCTGATCGCCCGCGTGTCCGGCGAGCTCGAGCAGTCCAACCTTTAA
- a CDS encoding cysteine desulfurase, with the protein MTYTHSDGTLNVEAIRAEFPILSRTVRDGKPLVYLDSGATSQRPERVWNAERDFVLNSFAPVHRGSYQLAEEATDAYETARERIAAFVGAQGHEIAFTKNATEGLNLVAHVLGDDRAGAHRISEGDTIVVTELEHHANLVPWQELARRTGAQLKWYAMTPDGRIDLDSLELDPSVKVVAFTHQSNVTGAHADVAEMVRRAKEVGALTVLDACQSVPHMKVDFHALDVDFAAFSGHKMCGPSGVGVVYGKGSLLDELPPFLTGGSMIEVVHMDHSTYAPAPQRFEAGTQMTSQVVGLGAAVEFLEEVGMDAIAAHEHELTAAALEKMQQIDGLTVAGPRTADTRGGAIAFTVDGLHPHDLGQVLDAEGVSIRTGHHCAWPIHRSLDVQATARASFYLYNTHEEIDALVAAINKAKQFFGV; encoded by the coding sequence ATGACGTACACACACTCAGACGGAACGCTCAACGTGGAGGCCATCCGCGCGGAGTTTCCGATCCTGTCCCGCACCGTCCGCGACGGAAAACCGCTGGTTTACCTCGACTCCGGTGCCACGTCGCAGCGACCGGAACGCGTGTGGAACGCCGAGCGCGACTTTGTGCTGAACAGCTTCGCGCCCGTGCACCGCGGCTCCTACCAGCTCGCGGAGGAAGCGACCGACGCCTACGAGACGGCGCGCGAGCGCATCGCCGCTTTCGTCGGTGCGCAGGGGCACGAGATTGCGTTCACCAAGAACGCCACCGAGGGGCTCAACCTCGTCGCGCACGTGCTTGGCGACGACCGCGCCGGCGCCCACCGCATCAGCGAGGGCGACACAATCGTGGTCACCGAGCTTGAGCACCACGCCAACCTCGTGCCCTGGCAGGAACTGGCGCGCCGCACCGGCGCCCAGCTGAAGTGGTACGCGATGACCCCGGACGGGCGGATCGACCTCGATTCGCTCGAGCTGGACCCCTCGGTGAAGGTCGTCGCCTTCACCCACCAGTCCAACGTCACGGGCGCGCACGCGGACGTGGCGGAGATGGTGCGCCGCGCCAAGGAGGTCGGCGCCCTGACCGTCCTCGACGCCTGCCAGTCGGTGCCGCACATGAAGGTCGACTTCCACGCCCTCGACGTCGACTTTGCCGCTTTCTCCGGGCACAAGATGTGCGGGCCGTCGGGCGTCGGCGTCGTCTACGGCAAGGGTTCGCTCCTCGACGAGCTCCCGCCCTTCCTCACCGGCGGCTCGATGATCGAGGTCGTCCACATGGACCACTCCACTTACGCCCCCGCCCCGCAGCGCTTCGAGGCGGGCACCCAGATGACCAGCCAGGTCGTCGGGCTGGGCGCCGCCGTGGAGTTCCTCGAGGAGGTCGGCATGGACGCCATTGCCGCCCACGAGCACGAGCTGACGGCCGCGGCGCTGGAGAAGATGCAGCAGATCGACGGCCTCACGGTCGCCGGGCCCCGCACCGCCGACACGCGCGGCGGCGCGATCGCCTTCACCGTCGACGGCCTGCACCCGCACGACCTGGGCCAGGTGCTCGACGCGGAGGGCGTGTCCATCCGCACCGGCCACCACTGCGCGTGGCCGATCCACCGCAGCCTCGACGTCCAGGCCACCGCGCGGGCGAGCTTTTACCTGTACAACACGCACGAGGAGATCGACGCCCTCGTTGCGGCCATCAACAAAGCCAAGCAGTTCTTTGGGGTGTAA
- a CDS encoding metal-sulfur cluster assembly factor, with protein sequence MSQSTFDGQRERPTQTEDQIQLTSDVVEFLRDVIDPELGINVVDLGLVYDAWIEQDGETTKAVINMTLTSPACPLTDVIEEQASQAVVGNTSVDALELNWVWMPPWGPHMITEEGREQLRALGFAV encoded by the coding sequence ATGAGCCAGAGCACATTCGACGGGCAGCGCGAGCGCCCGACGCAGACCGAAGACCAAATCCAACTGACCAGCGACGTCGTCGAGTTCCTGCGCGACGTGATCGATCCGGAGCTCGGCATCAACGTCGTCGACCTCGGCCTCGTCTACGACGCGTGGATCGAGCAGGACGGCGAGACGACCAAGGCCGTCATCAACATGACGCTGACTTCGCCCGCCTGCCCACTCACCGACGTCATCGAGGAGCAGGCCTCCCAGGCGGTCGTGGGCAACACCTCGGTCGACGCGCTCGAACTGAACTGGGTGTGGATGCCGCCGTGGGGCCCCCACATGATCACCGAGGAGGGCCGCGAGCAGCTGCGCGCGCTCGGCTTCGCGGTCTAA
- a CDS encoding helix-turn-helix transcriptional regulator, translating into MTEQPRSISGDTRREVMSLLLKLGPVTASEIGESLGLSAAGVRRHLDKLVDENYAETCEPRAVAGEGASRGRPAKHYQLTGEGRELFGSSYDSLAVEAVELIREIGGPEAVRGFARSRIDKILSEVGAREGEAVEEVARRLAAALDAHGYAATVTTAGGGVQICQHHCPVASVAAEHPELCEAEHEAISRLVGRHVQPLALIADGNGICTTNIPLAPVNRAGALPERSGERD; encoded by the coding sequence ATGACGGAGCAGCCCCGCTCGATCAGCGGCGACACCCGGCGCGAAGTCATGTCGCTGCTGCTCAAGCTCGGCCCTGTCACCGCGTCCGAGATCGGGGAGTCCCTCGGGCTCTCCGCGGCGGGTGTGAGGCGCCACCTGGACAAACTGGTCGACGAAAACTACGCCGAGACCTGCGAACCGCGCGCGGTGGCGGGGGAGGGTGCCTCCCGCGGCCGTCCCGCGAAGCACTACCAGCTGACTGGCGAGGGGCGCGAGCTCTTCGGCAGCAGCTACGACTCGCTCGCCGTTGAGGCCGTCGAGCTGATCCGCGAGATCGGCGGGCCCGAGGCGGTGCGCGGCTTCGCCCGCAGCAGGATCGACAAGATCCTGAGCGAGGTCGGCGCACGCGAGGGCGAGGCGGTCGAGGAGGTGGCGCGTCGATTAGCGGCCGCCCTCGACGCCCACGGCTACGCGGCGACCGTGACCACGGCGGGCGGCGGCGTACAGATCTGCCAGCACCACTGCCCGGTAGCCTCGGTGGCTGCGGAGCACCCCGAGCTGTGCGAGGCGGAGCACGAGGCGATCTCGCGGCTCGTCGGCAGGCATGTCCAGCCGTTGGCGCTGATCGCCGACGGCAACGGTATCTGCACAACAAACATTCCCCTGGCCCCCGTGAACCGGGCCGGGGCTTTACCCGAAAGGAGCGGAGAACGTGACTGA
- the sufC gene encoding Fe-S cluster assembly ATPase SufC codes for MSTLEIKNLHANVLPNEEGQDPKPILKGVNLTIKSGETHAIMGPNGSGKSTLAYTLAGHPKYEVTDGEVLLDGENILEMEVDERARAGLFLAMQYPVEVPGVSSSNFMRSAVTAVRGEAPKLREWVQELNDARESLQMDASFSERSVNEGFSGGEKKRHEVMQLALMKPKFAVMDETDSGLDVDALRIVSAGINKYQEETEGGVLMITHYKRILNYVSPDFVHIFSDGKIVETGDASLADTLESEGYEKFI; via the coding sequence ATGTCTACCCTTGAAATCAAGAACCTCCACGCGAACGTCCTGCCCAACGAGGAGGGCCAGGATCCGAAGCCGATCCTCAAGGGCGTGAACCTGACCATCAAGTCGGGGGAGACCCACGCCATCATGGGCCCGAACGGCTCCGGCAAGTCCACCCTGGCGTACACCCTGGCCGGGCACCCCAAGTACGAGGTCACCGACGGCGAGGTGCTTCTCGACGGCGAGAACATCCTCGAGATGGAAGTCGACGAGCGCGCCCGCGCCGGCCTCTTTTTGGCCATGCAGTACCCCGTCGAGGTGCCGGGCGTTTCCTCCTCCAACTTCATGCGCTCGGCGGTGACCGCCGTGCGCGGCGAGGCCCCCAAGCTGCGCGAGTGGGTGCAGGAGCTCAACGACGCCCGCGAGTCCCTGCAGATGGACGCCTCCTTCTCCGAGCGCTCCGTCAACGAGGGCTTCTCCGGTGGCGAGAAGAAGCGCCACGAGGTCATGCAGCTGGCCCTGATGAAGCCGAAGTTCGCGGTCATGGACGAGACCGACTCCGGCCTCGACGTCGACGCGCTGCGCATCGTGTCGGCGGGCATTAACAAGTACCAGGAGGAGACCGAGGGCGGCGTGCTGATGATTACGCACTACAAGCGCATCCTCAACTACGTCTCGCCCGACTTCGTTCACATCTTCTCCGACGGCAAGATCGTTGAGACGGGTGACGCCTCCCTGGCCGACACCCTCGAATCGGAAGGTTACGAGAAGTTCATCTAA
- the sufU gene encoding Fe-S cluster assembly sulfur transfer protein SufU: MNLESMYQEVILDHYKNPQHAGLREPYEAEVHHVNPSCGDEITLRVHLSEDGETVEDVSYAASGCSISQASASVMAEEIIGRPVAEAMDKLAEFDSMVTSRGELEGDPEKIGDGVAFAGVAKFPARVKCALLGWKAFQAATSDALEARG, encoded by the coding sequence ATGAACCTTGAATCCATGTACCAGGAGGTTATCCTGGACCACTACAAAAACCCCCAGCACGCGGGGCTGCGCGAGCCTTACGAGGCGGAGGTCCACCACGTCAACCCGTCCTGCGGCGACGAAATCACGCTGCGGGTGCACCTCTCGGAGGACGGAGAGACGGTCGAGGACGTCTCCTACGCCGCGTCGGGGTGCTCGATCTCACAGGCGTCGGCAAGCGTGATGGCGGAGGAGATCATTGGCCGGCCCGTCGCTGAGGCGATGGACAAGCTGGCGGAGTTCGACTCGATGGTGACCTCCCGCGGCGAGCTCGAGGGCGACCCGGAGAAAATCGGCGACGGCGTCGCGTTTGCGGGTGTGGCTAAGTTCCCGGCGCGCGTCAAGTGCGCGCTCCTCGGGTGGAAGGCGTTCCAGGCGGCCACCTCCGACGCGCTCGAGGCGCGCGGATAG
- a CDS encoding HNH endonuclease signature motif containing protein, whose translation MGDNQNFARVLDQERGRVIDALVGFDKQAALDAGMNNAQVNDWKRIHDTYFGRTRCTRLQRVALIKARANAVTLSKLAVIERVTAHIADDATRWRVRHRLLEVRGRCEALRRQAKAIVPPKEPAPPKPGVRFSTSRGGHRRVTVTAPERVIADLEHALRRGLDPAVPASTHMLGAFISIIRGQGAVPESVYRPILMVPVDAHLRPSRDSAGVTLHASDGTSVALAEYLQAQYGHDLEVAAFHPVEGALDLFRTQRFANAKQRILASMVQPTCAVPACRLPADLCEMHHITAWKHGGFTNLDNLAPLCRYHNRVTDDDPHVHKRGRVAMRAGRCTWISPRGYAIPNTNPAGAMQALFGDPPADPVSCGNRVPGRG comes from the coding sequence ATGGGGGACAATCAGAATTTTGCGCGGGTGCTCGACCAGGAGCGGGGGCGCGTCATAGACGCTTTGGTCGGCTTCGACAAGCAGGCCGCGCTCGACGCAGGCATGAACAACGCCCAGGTCAACGACTGGAAACGCATCCACGACACCTATTTCGGGCGCACCCGGTGCACGCGGCTGCAGCGCGTGGCGCTTATCAAGGCCAGGGCAAACGCCGTCACGCTCTCGAAGTTGGCGGTCATCGAACGGGTCACCGCCCACATTGCCGACGACGCCACGCGCTGGCGGGTGCGCCACCGGCTTCTGGAGGTGCGGGGCAGGTGCGAGGCGCTGCGTCGCCAAGCAAAGGCGATCGTCCCGCCGAAAGAACCCGCGCCGCCGAAACCGGGGGTGCGCTTCAGCACCTCGCGCGGCGGGCACCGGCGGGTGACGGTCACAGCTCCCGAGCGCGTCATCGCCGACCTCGAGCACGCACTGCGCCGTGGCCTCGACCCCGCCGTGCCAGCGTCCACCCACATGCTGGGCGCCTTCATCTCCATCATCCGCGGCCAGGGCGCCGTGCCGGAAAGCGTCTACCGCCCAATCCTCATGGTTCCGGTGGACGCGCATCTTCGTCCGTCGCGCGACAGCGCCGGCGTGACCCTCCACGCCAGCGACGGCACCTCCGTGGCGCTTGCCGAATACCTGCAGGCCCAATACGGGCACGACCTGGAGGTCGCCGCGTTCCACCCTGTCGAGGGTGCACTTGACTTGTTCCGCACCCAGCGCTTCGCCAACGCCAAGCAGCGCATCCTGGCCAGCATGGTGCAGCCGACGTGCGCCGTTCCCGCCTGCCGCCTGCCCGCGGACCTGTGCGAGATGCACCACATCACAGCCTGGAAGCACGGAGGTTTCACGAACCTGGACAACCTGGCACCGTTATGCCGCTACCACAACCGCGTCACCGACGATGACCCCCACGTGCACAAGCGCGGCCGCGTTGCGATGCGCGCGGGCCGCTGCACGTGGATCTCGCCGCGCGGCTACGCCATACCCAACACGAACCCGGCCGGGGCGATGCAGGCGCTCTTCGGCGACCCGCCCGCGGACCCGGTTAGTTGCGGAAACCGTGTACCGGGGCGGGGATGA
- a CDS encoding ABC-F family ATP-binding cassette domain-containing protein, with the protein MIVTNDFEVRVGARTLLDAPGQHLRVQPGDRIGLVGRNGAGKTTTMRILAGETEPYGGSVTRSGEIGYLPQDSKEGDIEQTARDRVLSARGLDQIRRSMDKQQAAMESTDGAERDKAIAKYSRLEERFQALGGYEADAEAAQICDNLGLPERILDQPLKTLSGGQRRRVELAQILFAANDGAGKSTTTLLLDEPTNHLDADSIHWLRGFLSRHEGGLVMISHDVELLDEVCNKIWYLDAVRAEADVYNMGFAKYKDARALDEARRRRERANAEKKASALQKQAAKLGAKATKAAAAKQMLARADRMMNELDEVRVADKVASISFPEPAPCGKTPLFGKGLTKMYGSLEVFAGVDLAIDKGSRVVVLGTNGAGKTTLLKLLAGVERTDGEGGLVTGHGLKIGYFAQEHDTIDGEKTVWQNTIEACPDAGQQDLRGLLGAFMFSGDKLEQPAGTLSGGEKTRLALATLVSSRANVLLLDEPTNNLDPQSREQVLDALKTYTGAVVLVTHDPGAVRALEPERVIIMPEGDEDLWNDEYMEIVELA; encoded by the coding sequence GTGATTGTCACCAACGATTTCGAGGTCCGCGTCGGCGCCCGCACGCTTCTCGACGCCCCAGGCCAGCATCTTCGGGTTCAGCCGGGTGACCGGATCGGTCTCGTGGGCCGGAATGGGGCGGGGAAGACCACGACGATGCGCATCCTCGCGGGGGAGACCGAGCCCTACGGCGGGTCGGTGACGCGCTCCGGCGAGATCGGCTACCTGCCGCAGGACTCCAAGGAGGGCGACATCGAGCAGACCGCCCGGGACCGAGTGCTCTCCGCCCGAGGACTGGACCAGATCCGCCGCAGCATGGACAAGCAGCAGGCGGCGATGGAGTCCACCGACGGCGCCGAGCGGGACAAGGCGATTGCGAAGTACTCCCGGCTCGAGGAGCGCTTCCAGGCGCTCGGGGGTTACGAGGCTGACGCCGAGGCTGCGCAGATCTGCGACAACTTAGGTCTGCCCGAGCGCATCCTCGACCAACCGCTGAAGACGCTCTCGGGCGGCCAGCGCCGCCGAGTCGAGCTCGCCCAGATCCTGTTCGCCGCCAACGACGGCGCGGGAAAGTCGACGACGACGCTGCTTCTCGACGAGCCCACGAACCACCTCGACGCCGACTCCATCCACTGGCTGCGCGGCTTCCTGTCACGCCACGAGGGCGGGCTGGTCATGATCTCCCACGACGTCGAGCTTCTCGACGAGGTGTGCAACAAGATCTGGTACCTCGATGCCGTGCGCGCGGAGGCCGACGTGTACAACATGGGCTTTGCCAAGTACAAGGACGCCCGCGCCCTCGATGAGGCGCGCCGCCGCCGAGAGCGCGCGAACGCGGAAAAGAAGGCCTCCGCCCTGCAGAAGCAAGCCGCCAAGCTGGGGGCGAAGGCCACCAAGGCGGCCGCGGCGAAGCAGATGCTCGCCCGCGCCGACCGGATGATGAACGAGCTCGACGAGGTCCGCGTCGCCGACAAAGTCGCTTCCATCTCCTTCCCCGAGCCCGCTCCCTGCGGCAAAACCCCGCTCTTCGGCAAGGGCCTGACCAAGATGTATGGCTCCCTGGAGGTCTTCGCGGGTGTGGACCTGGCCATCGACAAGGGCTCGCGCGTTGTCGTTTTGGGCACCAACGGCGCAGGCAAGACCACGCTGCTCAAGCTGCTCGCCGGCGTCGAGCGCACCGACGGCGAGGGCGGGCTGGTGACCGGTCACGGCCTCAAAATCGGGTACTTCGCCCAAGAGCACGACACCATCGACGGCGAGAAGACGGTGTGGCAGAACACCATCGAGGCCTGCCCCGACGCCGGTCAACAGGACCTGCGCGGCCTGTTGGGTGCCTTCATGTTTTCCGGCGACAAGCTCGAACAACCCGCCGGCACCCTCTCCGGTGGCGAGAAGACCCGCTTGGCGCTTGCCACCCTCGTGTCCTCGCGCGCGAACGTGCTGCTTCTCGACGAGCCCACGAACAACCTCGACCCCCAGTCGCGCGAGCAGGTGCTCGATGCCCTGAAGACCTACACGGGTGCGGTCGTCCTGGTCACCCACGACCCGGGCGCCGTGCGGGCGCTCGAACCGGAGCGCGTGATCATCATGCCGGAAGGCGACGAGGACCTGTGGAACGACGAGTACATGGAGATCGTCGAGCTGGCGTAG
- the sufB gene encoding Fe-S cluster assembly protein SufB, whose protein sequence is MNDDEIIESIGAYNYGWHDSDAAGAAARRGLNADVVRDISAIKEEPEWMLQQRLKALDIFEKKPLPTWGADLSDIDFDNIKYYVRSTEQQATSWEDLPEDIKNTYDKLGIPEAEKQRLVAGVAAQYESEVVYHQIREDLEAKGVIFVDTDTALREHEDIFKEYFGSVIPAGDNKFSALNSAVWSGGSFIYVPPGVHVDIPLQAYFRINTENMGQFERTLIIVDEDAYVHYVEGCTAPIYKSDSLHSAVVEIIVKKGGRCRYTTIQNWSNNVYNLVTKRAKAEEGATMEWVDGNIGSKVTMKYPAVWMTGEHARGEVLSVAFAGEGQFQDTGAKMTHLAPHTSSTIVSKSVARGGGRAAYRGLVQVHPNAHHSASNVECDALLVDNISRSDTYPYNDIRNDHVTLGHEAKVSKVSEEQLFYLMSRGIEEEEAMAMIVRGFVEPIAKELPMEYALELNRLIELQMEGSVG, encoded by the coding sequence ATGAACGACGATGAGATCATCGAGTCCATTGGTGCCTACAACTACGGCTGGCACGATTCCGACGCCGCCGGCGCGGCCGCGCGGCGCGGCCTGAACGCCGACGTCGTCCGCGACATCTCGGCCATCAAGGAGGAGCCCGAGTGGATGCTGCAGCAGCGTCTGAAGGCCCTCGACATCTTCGAGAAGAAGCCCCTGCCGACCTGGGGCGCCGACCTGTCGGACATCGACTTCGACAACATCAAGTACTACGTGCGCTCGACCGAGCAGCAGGCCACCTCCTGGGAGGACCTGCCCGAGGACATCAAAAACACCTACGACAAGCTTGGTATCCCGGAGGCCGAGAAGCAGCGCCTCGTTGCGGGCGTTGCCGCGCAGTACGAGTCCGAGGTCGTCTACCACCAGATCCGCGAGGACCTCGAGGCCAAGGGCGTCATCTTCGTCGATACTGACACCGCCCTGCGTGAGCACGAGGACATCTTCAAGGAGTACTTCGGCTCCGTCATCCCGGCGGGCGACAACAAGTTCTCCGCTCTGAACTCCGCGGTCTGGTCCGGCGGCTCCTTCATCTACGTGCCGCCGGGGGTCCACGTGGACATCCCGCTGCAGGCCTACTTCCGCATCAACACGGAGAACATGGGCCAGTTCGAGCGCACCCTCATCATCGTGGACGAGGACGCCTACGTGCACTACGTCGAGGGCTGCACCGCGCCGATCTACAAGTCGGATTCGCTGCACTCCGCCGTGGTGGAGATCATCGTGAAGAAGGGCGGGCGCTGCCGCTACACCACCATCCAGAACTGGTCGAACAACGTCTACAACCTGGTGACCAAGCGCGCCAAGGCCGAGGAAGGCGCGACCATGGAGTGGGTCGACGGCAACATCGGCTCGAAGGTGACCATGAAGTACCCGGCTGTGTGGATGACCGGCGAGCACGCACGCGGCGAGGTTCTGTCCGTCGCCTTCGCCGGCGAGGGACAGTTCCAGGACACCGGCGCGAAGATGACGCACCTCGCGCCGCACACCTCCTCCACGATCGTGTCCAAGTCCGTCGCCCGCGGCGGCGGCCGCGCCGCCTACCGAGGCCTCGTGCAGGTTCACCCGAACGCGCACCACTCCGCCTCCAACGTGGAGTGCGACGCGCTGCTGGTGGACAACATCTCGCGCTCCGACACCTACCCCTACAACGACATCCGCAACGACCACGTCACGCTCGGCCACGAGGCGAAGGTGTCCAAGGTCTCCGAGGAGCAGCTGTTCTACCTCATGTCGCGCGGCATCGAGGAGGAAGAGGCCATGGCGATGATCGTGCGCGGCTTCGTCGAACCCATCGCCAAGGAGCTCCCGATGGAGTACGCCCTGGAGCTCAACCGTCTTATCGAACTGCAAATGGAAGGATCGGTGGGCTAA
- the mptB gene encoding polyprenol phosphomannose-dependent alpha 1,6 mannosyltransferase MptB, producing the protein MPRLGRPGSRSAQLHAEQDKRFVTASISELNRFALLRWLGLVGTLLIGLGGLGGGALPVVDNPYGAFPAGAFMARMLQASSALVLIGVGFLVAAWVFMGPFVGAGSAPPRVRTSVLLRTCAAWVLPLLFTAPLFTQDIYSYLAHGSIARQGLDPYAAGPVDILGTEDPLARSVPFVWADSPSPYGPVALGVAAAISWLTHDSILYGVLAHRAVSLLGIAAAAWGVIALSRRCGVASSAAVWLGILNPLTILHLVGGIHNEALLLGFVLVGVEVGLRGVDALRTRPARAAGLVCASGFFIACGGMVKITGFIGLGFVGMALARAWSARLGPWGLAAAAAAQTALLAASVLAVTWITGIGFGWITGQGGALEIRSWLSLTTDIGVIAGFIGMLLDLGDHTEAMMAVARVAGLIVAAVFMVRMLWATYRGTIHPVGALGVSTLVLVILFPVVHPWYPLWAIVPLAAWANRLSFRVGVGVYSAVFSFLVLPRGLGLPPGTVFTIYASAAVYFAMLVALAWLWYRRSGARV; encoded by the coding sequence ATGCCGCGACTCGGCCGGCCCGGGTCGCGCTCGGCGCAGTTGCACGCGGAGCAGGACAAGCGCTTCGTTACCGCGTCGATAAGCGAGCTCAACCGCTTCGCCCTGCTGCGCTGGCTGGGCCTGGTAGGGACCCTGCTGATCGGCCTCGGCGGGCTTGGCGGCGGGGCCCTGCCGGTGGTGGACAACCCCTACGGGGCGTTCCCGGCGGGCGCATTTATGGCGCGAATGCTGCAGGCTTCCTCCGCCCTGGTGCTCATCGGTGTCGGCTTCCTGGTGGCGGCCTGGGTTTTCATGGGGCCCTTCGTCGGCGCGGGCTCGGCCCCGCCGCGCGTGCGCACGAGCGTGCTGTTGCGCACCTGCGCGGCGTGGGTCCTGCCGCTTCTGTTCACAGCACCGCTGTTCACGCAGGACATCTACTCGTACCTGGCGCACGGCTCGATCGCCCGACAGGGCCTCGACCCCTACGCCGCCGGGCCTGTGGACATCCTGGGCACGGAAGACCCCCTCGCCCGCTCCGTCCCCTTCGTCTGGGCCGATTCGCCGAGCCCCTACGGGCCGGTCGCCCTCGGGGTGGCTGCGGCGATCTCCTGGCTTACGCACGACTCGATCCTGTACGGCGTGCTGGCCCACCGCGCCGTCTCGCTGCTCGGCATCGCGGCGGCCGCCTGGGGCGTCATCGCGCTGTCGCGCCGCTGCGGCGTGGCCAGCTCGGCGGCCGTGTGGCTCGGGATACTCAACCCGTTGACCATCCTCCACCTCGTCGGCGGGATCCACAACGAGGCGCTCCTGCTCGGCTTCGTCCTCGTGGGAGTGGAGGTGGGCCTGCGCGGCGTCGACGCCCTGCGGACGAGGCCCGCCCGGGCCGCAGGGCTCGTGTGCGCTTCGGGCTTTTTCATCGCGTGCGGCGGGATGGTGAAGATCACCGGGTTCATCGGTCTGGGGTTCGTGGGAATGGCCCTCGCGCGGGCGTGGAGCGCGCGCCTCGGCCCGTGGGGCCTCGCTGCCGCCGCCGCCGCGCAAACCGCGCTTCTCGCGGCATCCGTGCTCGCCGTGACGTGGATCACCGGCATTGGGTTCGGGTGGATCACCGGCCAGGGCGGCGCGCTGGAGATCCGCAGCTGGCTCTCGTTGACCACCGACATCGGGGTCATCGCCGGGTTCATCGGCATGCTGTTGGACCTCGGCGACCACACCGAGGCCATGATGGCCGTGGCGAGGGTCGCCGGGCTCATCGTCGCCGCCGTCTTCATGGTCCGCATGCTGTGGGCCACCTACCGAGGCACGATCCACCCGGTCGGCGCTCTCGGCGTGTCCACCCTGGTGCTCGTCATCCTCTTTCCCGTGGTCCACCCCTGGTATCCGCTCTGGGCGATCGTGCCGCTGGCGGCGTGGGCCAACCGCCTGTCCTTCCGCGTCGGCGTGGGGGTCTACTCCGCGGTGTTCAGCTTCCTCGTGCTGCCGCGCGGGCTGGGTCTGCCGCCGGGCACCGTGTTCACTATCTACGCCTCGGCCGCAGTCTACTTCGCAATGCTCGTGGCGCTGGCGTGGCTGTGGTACCGGCGTAGCGGCGCGAGGGTCTAG